A single window of candidate division KSB1 bacterium DNA harbors:
- a CDS encoding type II toxin-antitoxin system RelB/DinJ family antitoxin, whose amino-acid sequence MPKAAVIKTRIAPDLKTEVEGILKDLGLSTTEAIALFFYQIKLHRRLPFKIPNKTTRKTFEDTDAGRNLVHYESMDDMLKDLKK is encoded by the coding sequence AAACACGAATTGCGCCAGATCTGAAAACAGAAGTGGAAGGCATTCTCAAAGATCTTGGGCTATCCACGACTGAAGCCATTGCTCTGTTCTTCTATCAAATCAAGCTGCACCGACGGCTGCCCTTCAAAATCCCGAACAAAACCACGCGCAAAACTTTTGAAGACACCGACGCGGGTAGAAACTTGGTCCATTATGAGAGCATGGACGACATGCTGAAGGATTTAAAGAAATAG
- a CDS encoding type II toxin-antitoxin system YafQ family toxin: MLKPVRTKQFKKDYKKALRQGKDIEKLDMIMLRLAAQEKLERKHNDHKLVGNFKGRRECHIEPDWLLVYSIQNDLIIFERTGSHSDLFI, from the coding sequence ATGCTGAAACCGGTAAGAACAAAACAGTTCAAGAAGGATTATAAAAAAGCCCTCCGGCAGGGAAAAGATATCGAAAAGCTCGACATGATCATGCTCAGGCTGGCAGCCCAAGAGAAGTTAGAAAGGAAGCACAATGATCACAAACTTGTCGGGAATTTCAAGGGCAGACGCGAATGCCATATCGAGCCGGATTGGCTCTTGGTTTATAGCATTCAGAACGATCTGATTATCTTTGAAAGAACAGGCTCCCATTCCGACCTTTTTATCTAA